The following are from one region of the Aspergillus chevalieri M1 DNA, chromosome 1, nearly complete sequence genome:
- a CDS encoding uncharacterized protein (COG:S;~EggNog:ENOG410PKVH): MQEFSAATQMTICIIIFGLLLGGILCLEDLTFPPLNNYQISQAGTWERTPSCPPTPGNFGREHTPSEYSFSSIGERSPPVSQSRPGRLRFREVFGVDNGSADGEHPSYVPYVIEWRVTLNHRVLVKDTEQDLYSTPSLYWQKINQEAERLLRQKINPDRRVRLDDTTIVVSINDRSQRDLTKRFEKTDIDWTAINKQIFMWQDLLHQPKKMLTVSISINYLEDTNPRAKKTDKRGISSVTNRMLHDLDNQIDAEGYSSQPSIWRDVYQKMRCPGPPCQHEGQYCWQDPVGKKHYRLRTHHLRTLVKYVEQGGILEIHDDIPDNVREQLYAEERQRLLKQNKSASSLAPGSTLPQININVLPSQPSQFVASSSWAPEGAPNSVQDNLKEVPEFLESAVEEYATWHLSRVGTDSYKENIRKARDIALENCFDIAQIRGESPDFFVSQGVAIGAARRFVGHTRLWLKEREDGSASDIY; this comes from the exons ATGCAGGAGTTCAGCGCAGCAACACAAATGACCATCTGTATCATTATTTTTGGCTT GCTCCTCGGCGGCATCCTATGCCTCGAGGATTTGACCTTCCCTCCCCTCAATAACTATCAAATCTCTCAAGCTGGTACTTGGGAACGCACTCCCTCCTGCCCTCCTACTCCCGGTAATTTTGGTCGCGAACATACACCTTCCGAATATAGCTTTTCTTCTATTGGTGAACGTTCTCCGCCGGTTTCCCAGTCACGCCCCGGTAGACTACGGTTTCGTGAGGTTTTTGGTGTTGATAATGGATCAGCAGACGGTGAACATCCGTCTTATGTCCCGTACGTAATCGAGTGGAGAGTGACTTTAAACCATCGAGTTTTGGTGAAAGACACGGAGCAGGACTTATATTCGACGCCCAGTTTATACTGGCAGAAGATCAATCAGGAGGCTGAACGTCTGCTGCGTCAGAAAATAAACCCTGACCGGCGTGTGAGACTTGATGATACTACGATCGTGGTTTCTATAAATGATCGCTCGCAGCGTGATCTTACAAAGCGTTTTGAAAAGACTGATATCGACTGGACAGCTATAAATAAGCAGATCTTTATGTGGCAAGATCTCCTTCATCAGCCTAAAAAAATGCTTACGGTCTCTATCTCTATTAATTATTTGGAAGACACCAACCCCCGAGCGAAAAAAACCGACAAAAGAGGAATTTCCTCCGTAACCAACAGAATGCTCCATGACTTGGATAATCAGATTGATGCCGAAGGCTACTCCAGCCAACCTTCCATTTGGCGAGATGTATATCAAAAAATGCGGTGCCCGGGGCCGCCCTGCCAGCATGAGGGTCAGTACTGCTGGCAAGATCCTGTGGGAAAAAAGCATTACCGGCTCAGGACGCATCATTTGAGAACTCTCGTCAAGTATGTCGAGCAAGGCGGTATCTTAGAGATTCATGATGATATTCCCGATAATGTGCGGGAGCAGCTGTATGCAGAAGAGCGGCAACGCCTTCTTAAACAGAATAAATCTGCCAGCAGCCTCGCACCTGGCTCGACGCTTCCACAGATAAATATCAATGTCCTCCCATCACAGCCATCCCAATTCGtggcctcttcctcttgGGCGCCTGAAGGAGCTCCAAATTCGGTTCAGGATAATTTAAAAGAAGTCCCTGAATTTCTTGAGTCGGCGGTGGAAGAGTATGCAACTTGGCATCTGTCACGGGTTGGTACCGACAGTTACAAGGAAAATATCAGAAAAGCGCGCGATATTGCATTGGAAAACTGTTTTGACATTGCACAAATCCGTGGGGAAAGCCCAGACTTCTTTGTTAGCCAGGGAGTGGCAATAGGTGCGGCGCGTAGGTTTGTTGGTCACACTAGGCTCTGGCTGAAGGAAAGGGAGGATGGGTCTGCTTCGGATATCTATTAA